One stretch of Mycolicibacterium fallax DNA includes these proteins:
- a CDS encoding TIGR03857 family LLM class F420-dependent oxidoreductase — MSERVLDELGYYLLAGAGGQGPATLVDEARRGEELGFGTAFISERWNVKEASSLSGAACAVTERMQIATAATNHNTRHPLITGSWATTMHRLSGGRFTLGIGRGIAAVYGAFGVPAVTTAQLEDFASVMRRLWRGELIVGHDGPIGNYPLLFLDPDFNEDIRLALVAFGPNTLALGGRAFDDVILHTYFTPETLARCVRTVKDAAEAAGRDPDAVRVWSCLATVGDHLPEELRLKKTVARLATYLQGYGDLLVRTNDWDPAVLTRFRADPVVQSVPGGIDHKADAEQIAHIATLIPDEWLAAAATGSPQQCAQRIRAELGYGADAVILHGATPDELEPVLAGYRAADG; from the coding sequence GTGAGCGAACGCGTCCTCGACGAACTGGGCTACTACCTGCTGGCCGGCGCCGGTGGGCAGGGTCCGGCCACCCTGGTCGACGAGGCCCGCCGCGGCGAGGAGCTCGGCTTCGGCACCGCGTTCATCTCCGAACGGTGGAACGTCAAGGAGGCGTCGTCGCTGAGCGGCGCGGCCTGCGCGGTCACCGAACGGATGCAGATCGCCACCGCGGCAACCAATCACAACACCCGGCACCCGCTGATCACCGGATCCTGGGCGACCACCATGCACCGGCTGTCCGGCGGACGGTTCACCCTGGGCATCGGGCGCGGCATCGCCGCGGTGTACGGCGCGTTCGGGGTGCCGGCGGTGACCACCGCGCAGCTGGAGGACTTCGCCTCGGTGATGCGCCGGCTCTGGCGCGGCGAGCTGATCGTCGGGCACGACGGCCCGATCGGCAACTACCCGCTGCTGTTTCTGGACCCGGATTTCAACGAGGACATCCGGCTGGCGCTGGTCGCGTTCGGGCCCAACACCCTGGCGCTCGGCGGCCGGGCGTTCGACGACGTCATCCTGCACACCTACTTCACCCCGGAGACCCTGGCGCGCTGCGTGCGCACCGTCAAGGACGCCGCCGAGGCGGCCGGCCGCGACCCGGATGCGGTGCGGGTGTGGTCGTGCCTGGCGACCGTCGGCGACCACCTGCCCGAGGAGCTGCGGCTGAAGAAGACCGTCGCGCGGCTGGCCACCTACCTGCAGGGCTACGGCGATCTGCTGGTGCGCACCAACGATTGGGATCCGGCCGTGCTGACCCGGTTCCGGGCCGACCCGGTGGTGCAGTCGGTGCCCGGCGGCATCGACCACAAGGCCGACGCCGAGCAGATCGCGCACATCGCCACGCTGATCCCCGACGAGTGGCTGGCGGCCGCGGCCACCGGCAGCCCGCAGCAGTGCGCGCAGCGGATCCGTGCCGAACTCGGCTACGGCGCCGACGCGGTGATCCTGCACGGCGCCACCCCCGACGAGCTGGAACCGGTGCTCGCCGGCTACCGGGCCGCGGATGGCTGA
- a CDS encoding SDR family NAD(P)-dependent oxidoreductase → MDLGLAGARAVVTGGSKGMGLAIAECLGAEGASVALLARDRAALEAAATRVRAAGAPETLAISADMSDADSIAAAFAQLAGRWDELNVLVHTIGPPAGTFAELTDVDWQTAFDLGTMSAVRSVRAALPSLRAAPWARIVTLSAHSIQRQSPRLVAYTAAKAALSSLTKNLAKSLGPEGILVNSVCPGTIVTASFTENLHATLAAEGFDSADPHDVMRWVERSFGHPCDLGRAGLPEEIASITCYLASRRNGYVTGATVNVDGGSDFI, encoded by the coding sequence ATGGATCTGGGACTGGCCGGCGCACGCGCCGTCGTGACCGGCGGCAGCAAAGGGATGGGCCTGGCGATCGCGGAATGCCTTGGCGCCGAGGGCGCCTCGGTGGCACTGCTGGCCCGGGACCGCGCCGCGCTGGAGGCCGCCGCAACCCGGGTGCGCGCGGCCGGCGCCCCCGAGACGCTGGCGATCAGCGCGGACATGTCCGACGCCGACTCGATCGCGGCGGCCTTCGCGCAGCTGGCCGGGCGCTGGGACGAACTCAACGTGCTGGTGCACACCATCGGTCCACCGGCGGGCACCTTCGCCGAGCTGACCGACGTCGACTGGCAGACCGCCTTCGACCTGGGCACCATGAGCGCGGTGCGCAGTGTGCGGGCGGCGCTGCCGTCGCTGCGCGCGGCGCCGTGGGCGCGGATCGTCACGCTGTCGGCGCATTCCATTCAGCGGCAGAGCCCGCGACTGGTGGCCTACACCGCCGCCAAGGCCGCGCTGTCCAGCCTGACCAAGAACCTGGCGAAATCGCTGGGGCCGGAGGGCATTCTGGTGAACTCGGTGTGCCCGGGCACCATCGTGACGGCGAGCTTCACCGAGAATCTGCACGCGACGCTGGCCGCCGAGGGCTTCGACTCGGCCGACCCGCACGACGTGATGCGCTGGGTGGAGCGCAGCTTCGGCCATCCCTGCGATCTGGGCCGGGCCGGGCTGCCCGAGGAGATCGCGTCGATCACCTGCTACCTGGCGTCGCGGCGCAACGGCTACGTGACCGGCGCGACGGTCAACGTCGACGGCGGCTCGGACTTCATCTGA